From one Methylomonas paludis genomic stretch:
- a CDS encoding REP-associated tyrosine transposase → MTDYRRIYIPGSTWFFTVNLAKRKGHQLLLDHIENLRGSFIKVRKDHPFKIIAIVVLPDHLHCILSLPEGDSDFSTRWGLIKADFSRGIAKGESLSSSRNKRGERGIWQRRFWDHLIRDENDLYAHLDYIHWNPVKHGLTKNAADWPYSSFQRFVNAGFYPENWCNLNHNFEIDFGE, encoded by the coding sequence ATGACTGATTACCGAAGAATTTATATACCCGGCTCAACTTGGTTTTTTACGGTCAATTTGGCAAAGCGGAAAGGCCATCAATTATTATTGGATCACATTGAAAATTTACGGGGATCTTTCATCAAAGTTCGTAAAGATCATCCATTTAAAATTATCGCCATTGTGGTTTTGCCTGATCATTTACATTGCATATTATCCTTACCAGAAGGCGATAGCGATTTTTCTACCCGATGGGGTTTAATAAAAGCTGATTTTTCCAGAGGTATCGCAAAAGGTGAGAGTCTATCGAGCAGTCGAAATAAACGTGGCGAACGCGGGATTTGGCAAAGACGGTTTTGGGATCACCTGATTCGCGATGAAAATGATTTATATGCGCATCTTGATTATATTCATTGGAATCCCGTTAAACATGGATTAACCAAAAATGCCGCCGATTGGCCATATTCCAGTTTTCAGCGCTTTGTTAATGCCGGATTTTATCCAGAGAATTGGTGTAATCTTAACCACAATTTTGAGATTGATTTCGGCGAATAA
- a CDS encoding HAD-IIA family hydrolase produces MQTFTDIRALIIDMDGVLWHGDQAQAGLIEFFAALRQLNLPFVLATNNASLTAAQYVEKLAGMGVTVALPEVLTSGMATALYLSKLYQPEQTRVFVIGGIGARQPLLDLGFTLTGLYETGPGQGADLVVSGLDRELSWDKLATATLNIRAGAKFIGTNGDTTLPTERGVTHGNGAILAALQVASGVSPTIIGKPEPIIYQQALELLGTDMATTIAIGDRLDTDILGAVRTGIRSLLVLSGVSTTADLQNIDYAPTWVMADIREVTQALTSSAKIRPDTL; encoded by the coding sequence ATGCAAACTTTTACAGATATCCGCGCCTTAATTATAGACATGGATGGCGTACTCTGGCATGGCGATCAGGCGCAAGCCGGACTGATAGAATTTTTTGCCGCATTGCGCCAATTAAACCTGCCCTTTGTGCTGGCAACCAATAATGCCAGCCTGACCGCCGCCCAATACGTCGAAAAACTGGCCGGCATGGGCGTGACAGTGGCGTTACCGGAAGTCCTGACCTCCGGCATGGCAACCGCTTTATATCTAAGCAAATTATATCAACCCGAACAAACCAGAGTCTTCGTCATCGGCGGCATAGGCGCACGTCAGCCCTTGCTGGACTTAGGGTTTACCTTAACCGGGCTGTATGAAACCGGGCCAGGGCAGGGTGCCGATCTGGTGGTCAGCGGCCTGGACCGGGAACTATCCTGGGATAAGCTGGCTACCGCCACCTTAAATATACGCGCCGGCGCCAAGTTTATCGGCACCAACGGTGACACCACCCTGCCTACCGAGCGTGGCGTTACCCATGGAAACGGCGCAATCCTGGCGGCATTGCAGGTGGCCAGCGGCGTAAGCCCTACCATAATCGGCAAACCTGAGCCGATCATTTATCAACAGGCCCTGGAATTATTGGGAACCGATATGGCCACTACCATTGCCATAGGCGATAGACTGGATACCGATATACTCGGCGCAGTACGCACCGGCATCCGCAGCTTGCTGGTGTTAAGCGGAGTCAGCACCACAGCCGATCTGCAAAATATAGATTATGCGCCGACCTGGGTCATGGCAGATATCCGCGAAGTCACCCAGGCCTTAACTTCCTCAGCCAAAATTCGCCCAGACACGCTATGA
- a CDS encoding PEP-CTERM sorting domain-containing protein (PEP-CTERM proteins occur, often in large numbers, in the proteomes of bacteria that also encode an exosortase, a predicted intramembrane cysteine proteinase. The presence of a PEP-CTERM domain at a protein's C-terminus predicts cleavage within the sorting domain, followed by covalent anchoring to some some component of the (usually Gram-negative) cell surface. Many PEP-CTERM proteins exhibit an unusual sequence composition that includes large numbers of potential glycosylation sites. Expression of one such protein has been shown restore the ability of a bacterium to form floc, a type of biofilm.) has product MNFSKSLLAVAILATAGSAQATLLNDGDAYLQVYDATNAQTYDLNLAAVAGLTLASLKTDTTIITVDLSQDSTWNAFKATLDTGNAVWGVGDSTKTDYQATTTGTGAIIPTGTLYSSAAFGVELLEGRVNSSLATSNSVVVADAVADQGGWAIAPGSSSTFANLFAGIPSANAGIAFGATGNFYDITGTTTGSGIHKTFTEHNNDLGTFSLSGNTLTFTPVAASAVPVPAAVWMFGTGLLGLLGLNRRKAV; this is encoded by the coding sequence ATGAACTTTTCTAAATCTTTGTTGGCTGTTGCCATTCTGGCTACTGCCGGCTCTGCGCAAGCAACACTGTTGAATGACGGTGATGCTTATTTGCAAGTCTATGATGCAACCAATGCACAAACTTATGACCTGAATCTGGCTGCAGTTGCTGGTTTGACTTTGGCTTCTCTGAAAACAGATACAACTATTATCACTGTCGATTTGAGCCAAGATTCTACCTGGAACGCTTTTAAAGCAACTCTGGATACTGGCAATGCTGTTTGGGGTGTAGGCGATTCTACCAAAACTGATTACCAAGCCACTACTACTGGCACTGGTGCAATCATTCCGACTGGAACTCTGTATAGCTCTGCAGCTTTCGGTGTTGAACTGTTAGAAGGTCGTGTTAACTCTAGCTTGGCTACATCTAACAGCGTTGTGGTAGCTGATGCTGTTGCTGACCAAGGTGGCTGGGCAATTGCACCAGGTTCATCATCTACATTCGCCAACCTGTTTGCTGGTATTCCTTCAGCTAATGCCGGTATTGCTTTCGGCGCTACCGGTAACTTCTACGATATTACTGGTACTACAACTGGTTCAGGTATCCACAAAACCTTTACCGAGCACAACAACGATCTGGGTACCTTTAGCCTGAGCGGCAACACCCTGACCTTTACACCTGTTGCTGCTTCTGCTGTACCAGTACCAGCTGCAGTGTGGATGTTCGGCACAGGCCTGCTGGGTCTGCTGGGTCTGAACCGTCGTAAAGCGGTTTAA
- the dhaK gene encoding dihydroxyacetone kinase subunit DhaK produces the protein MKKFIDTPETLLETSLQGYAHAHADILTLHTQPLFISRNTKKPGKVALISGGGSGHEPLHSGFVGYGMLDAACPGQVFTSPTPDQMLSAAQAVDNGAGVLFIVKNYAGDVMNFEMAAEMLEIANASVLVNDDIALPKTHSIGRRGVAGTLIVEKIVGAAAEAGLDLAACQALGERVNQATASIGVALSSCTVPALGHPTFNLAEDEMELGVGIHGEHGRETIKLQSASQISQLLAHSLEQELQPQPGQQVLLHVNGFGATPLIELHLLYQLAWQYWQQRGVKVVRSLVGNYTTSLDMAGASITLTLLDEELLKYWDAPVNTAALRWGC, from the coding sequence ATGAAAAAATTTATCGATACCCCGGAAACCCTGCTGGAAACCAGTTTACAGGGCTATGCCCACGCTCATGCCGATATCCTTACCCTGCATACCCAGCCTTTATTTATCAGCCGTAACACTAAAAAACCCGGCAAAGTCGCCTTGATTTCCGGGGGCGGCTCCGGTCATGAACCCCTGCACAGCGGCTTTGTCGGCTACGGCATGCTCGATGCCGCCTGTCCGGGCCAGGTATTTACCTCACCCACCCCCGATCAAATGCTCTCGGCGGCACAGGCAGTGGATAACGGCGCAGGTGTGCTGTTTATAGTCAAAAATTATGCCGGCGATGTAATGAATTTTGAAATGGCCGCCGAAATGCTGGAAATAGCCAATGCCAGCGTCCTGGTCAACGATGATATCGCCTTACCCAAAACCCACAGCATAGGCCGGCGCGGCGTGGCAGGCACCTTAATTGTGGAAAAAATTGTCGGCGCCGCCGCCGAAGCCGGCCTGGATCTGGCAGCCTGTCAGGCCCTGGGCGAGCGCGTCAACCAGGCCACAGCCTCTATCGGCGTTGCCTTAAGCAGTTGTACCGTTCCGGCCCTGGGTCATCCAACCTTTAATCTGGCCGAAGATGAAATGGAACTGGGGGTAGGCATCCACGGCGAACATGGCCGGGAAACCATCAAACTGCAATCCGCCAGCCAAATTAGCCAACTGCTGGCCCACAGCCTGGAGCAGGAACTCCAGCCCCAACCCGGCCAGCAAGTGTTATTACATGTCAACGGCTTTGGCGCCACCCCGCTGATAGAACTGCATCTGCTTTACCAACTGGCCTGGCAATACTGGCAGCAGCGCGGCGTAAAAGTAGTACGCTCCCTGGTCGGCAACTACACCACCTCATTGGACATGGCCGGCGCCTCAATCACCCTTACCTTACTGGATGAGGAATTGCTGAAATACTGGGATGCCCCAGTCAACACCGCCGCCTTGCGCTGGGGTTGTTAA
- the dhaL gene encoding dihydroxyacetone kinase subunit DhaL — protein sequence MTLTPALFPALISAIAETITEQADAVTELDQAIGDGDHVFNLQRGIQALQAAAPEISGLDWPAAWQKIGMLLMSSVGGASGSLYATLFINLAKNSKDSTLSVVEFARLFDLAVTAVKQRGKADAGEKTMLDVLIPVAVKLQQDAAAGLTLAEIYADVRASAEAGVAATRDMLATKGRASFLGERSIGHIDAGAKTAQLMIAAVSSVLAQAGE from the coding sequence ATGACTTTAACCCCTGCTTTATTTCCTGCATTAATTAGCGCCATTGCTGAGACTATTACTGAACAGGCCGATGCCGTCACCGAACTGGATCAAGCCATCGGTGATGGCGATCATGTGTTTAATCTGCAGCGCGGTATTCAGGCACTACAGGCGGCAGCGCCTGAGATCAGCGGCCTGGACTGGCCGGCGGCCTGGCAAAAAATCGGCATGCTGTTAATGTCTTCGGTGGGCGGTGCTTCCGGGTCTTTATATGCCACTTTATTTATTAATCTGGCTAAAAACAGCAAAGACAGTACCTTGAGCGTCGTGGAGTTTGCCAGGCTGTTCGATTTGGCGGTTACTGCCGTCAAACAGCGCGGCAAAGCCGACGCCGGTGAGAAAACCATGCTGGATGTGCTGATTCCGGTGGCTGTTAAGCTGCAACAGGATGCGGCTGCCGGTCTGACTTTGGCGGAAATTTATGCGGATGTACGCGCCAGTGCCGAGGCCGGTGTGGCTGCCACGCGTGATATGTTGGCTACCAAGGGCCGAGCGTCGTTTTTGGGGGAGCGCAGTATTGGTCATATTGATGCCGGGGCTAAGACGGCGCAGCTGATGATAGCGGCGGTTAGTTCGGTTTTGGCGCAGGCGGGGGAGTAG
- a CDS encoding ShlB/FhaC/HecB family hemolysin secretion/activation protein codes for MQLHRTKHLSPIIWLAGTALSLAYAESAWTQTVAPEQVEVAVDPAEQTTRQQQAANSQPQTQEQPPSGSFDLLELRIKGNTVLDKKLLERVIYPFLGLKKTIDDVEKARATLEEQYRSLGYQTVAVDIPEQDVKNGIVYLQVMEGKVGRLRVKDSRYFSLGAIKAGVPELAEGNVPNLPKMQKQLADLIAQSPDRQIQPVLRAGDTPGTLEVDLKIKDEMPLHGRVELNGRNTSTTSRLRLVNSLHYDNLWQKMHSASVMYQVSPENSAEVDVWAGTYAIPLSDSGSRLAFYTVSSSSSSQIANAGALSVIGNGSIYGARYVIPMQGLESYFHSATLGADYKSFKEDLHLQNSKGILTPIEYMPFLVQYSGNFRAKEYFGSLDLGLHFGVSGLVNNQAQFENKRYLSRAGYMYLTGDFKYQHDLPLGMEVRTHFSGQAADSPLISNEQYSLGGATTVRGYFETQALADHGVLGSVELHSPHLAPADWEAVNKLKILAFLDAGKGWMISPLAGNPKGYDLSSGGVGLSFQLWKRLMGNFDVGIPFTSLTVVKSGEPRLHFSVATEF; via the coding sequence ATGCAGTTACACCGGACTAAACACCTTAGCCCCATCATCTGGCTGGCAGGCACAGCGCTGTCCTTGGCTTATGCCGAATCAGCCTGGACTCAGACGGTAGCCCCAGAGCAAGTCGAAGTAGCCGTCGATCCAGCCGAGCAGACTACCCGCCAGCAGCAGGCCGCTAACTCTCAGCCCCAGACTCAGGAACAGCCGCCATCCGGCAGTTTCGATTTATTGGAGTTGCGGATCAAAGGTAATACCGTGCTGGACAAAAAGCTGCTGGAACGGGTGATTTATCCGTTTCTGGGGCTGAAAAAAACCATAGATGATGTCGAAAAAGCCCGGGCGACCCTGGAAGAGCAATATCGAAGCCTGGGCTATCAAACCGTAGCAGTGGATATACCGGAACAGGATGTCAAAAACGGCATTGTTTATCTGCAGGTTATGGAAGGCAAGGTCGGTCGCTTACGCGTCAAAGATTCCCGTTATTTCTCGCTGGGCGCCATCAAGGCCGGGGTGCCGGAATTGGCGGAAGGCAATGTACCTAATCTGCCCAAAATGCAAAAACAGTTGGCCGATTTGATTGCCCAAAGCCCGGATCGGCAAATTCAGCCGGTGCTGCGCGCCGGTGACACACCCGGCACCCTGGAAGTGGATTTAAAAATCAAAGATGAAATGCCCTTGCATGGCCGGGTAGAGTTAAACGGTCGTAATACTTCCACCACCTCACGGCTCAGACTGGTTAACTCCTTACATTACGATAATCTCTGGCAAAAAATGCACAGTGCTTCAGTGATGTATCAGGTGTCACCGGAAAACAGCGCAGAAGTGGATGTCTGGGCCGGTACTTATGCGATACCTTTATCGGATAGCGGCTCACGTTTAGCTTTTTACACGGTTTCCTCTTCATCCAGCTCCCAGATTGCCAATGCCGGAGCCTTATCGGTAATTGGTAACGGTAGTATTTACGGCGCCCGCTATGTCATACCCATGCAGGGCTTGGAAAGTTATTTTCACAGCGCCACCTTAGGTGCCGACTACAAAAGTTTTAAGGAAGATCTGCATCTGCAAAACTCCAAAGGTATCCTCACGCCTATCGAATATATGCCGTTTCTGGTGCAATACAGCGGCAATTTTCGCGCTAAAGAATATTTCGGCAGCCTGGATTTGGGCTTGCATTTTGGGGTTTCCGGTCTGGTTAATAATCAAGCCCAGTTTGAAAACAAACGTTATTTATCCAGAGCCGGCTATATGTACCTGACCGGTGATTTTAAATACCAGCATGATTTGCCTTTGGGTATGGAAGTGCGTACCCATTTCTCCGGACAGGCCGCCGATTCGCCTTTGATCAGTAACGAGCAATACTCGCTGGGTGGCGCAACCACAGTGCGCGGCTATTTTGAAACTCAGGCACTGGCCGATCACGGCGTATTGGGTTCAGTGGAACTGCATTCCCCACATTTGGCCCCGGCCGATTGGGAAGCGGTTAACAAGTTGAAAATCCTGGCCTTCCTGGATGCCGGCAAGGGCTGGATGATAAGTCCCTTGGCCGGTAATCCCAAGGGCTACGATTTGAGCAGCGGCGGGGTGGGCTTGTCCTTCCAGCTCTGGAAACGGCTGATGGGCAATTTTGATGTCGGTATTCCGTTTACCTCTTTGACCGTGGTCAAAAGCGGCGAACCGCGTCTGCACTTTAGTGTAGCCACCGAATTTTAA